From Candidatus Xianfuyuplasma coldseepsis:
ACTCGGATTCCTTTGTCGTGTAAACTGGATGGATTACCGAAGTCTTTAATAAAGAACGGTTTCATCGCTTCAAATACCTCTGGACTAACTTGTGTTGTGGACGCATTGTCTAAATAGACATCCATAGTTATCCCTCCAAGTAGATGGTGCAGAATTGCGGTTGTTGTAATGATAGAAATGATAGGTCATCCAGATGATTATTGACATCTAGGGGATTGTGATCGTGTAATAAACGCAATACGATATCGACGTATTCTTTAATGACATAGGATTGGTGAATGATACAGGGATCATCGTCATTAAATAATTCAATACTTTTGGCGATAATCGCCGATTCTTTGATCGGAATATCGGAGATGCGACCTTCGTAAATAATTGAATTTTGTTCTTTGATTAGAATTTTTTGTTTCATACGTATCACCTACTTATATGATAACACGATAGAGGAAGAATAAGAAGATTACAAAGAATAATAATGCGTTCAACAACTTGATGGTTGCCATGTGTTCCCGTACCCAGTTACTAATCGATACAACACTTTTAAGTTTTACTGCCGTAATAGCAATGACGATAAGTGGCATCACAAACATCACGTTATAAAAGAGTAATAAAATATACGCATATCCACCGGTATCCATCGAATGAATACCATAGAGAATTCCGAAGTAAATTTGTCCAGTACAAACGAGCTCGGTTACACTGAGGGTAATACCGAGAAGGAACGTAATCACTAAAACGGTTACCAATCCTTGTTTGTTATCCGTGTTCATTGCACCGGTAAACAGTTTGACTATTTTTTTGTTATATCGTTGTAACCACTTTGGAAGTTGGTTTTTAATTTTTCCATATTCTTCGTTTCGAGCTTGGAAGTAATCGTATAAATTAAATAGAAATAAGAACAAACACAAGAATAGGACAAAATAATTAATAATCGTACCGATAACGCTAATCTCTGATGCGTATTGTTCAAGGACATTAAGAAAGAACGTACCAATCAGGAAGTACGATAGGAATAAGGCAAATATGTAGACAACACTCACCAATATTAAAACGCGTTTATCATCGGTAAATCCAAGTAAGCTAATGAAAAGTAATAGTAAGGCAATTGCACAAGGATTAAATCCATCGAGAAGTCCTGCCCCTAAAACTAGTAAGAAACCGAGAAAACCAGTTAATTCTTCATAAGCTTGTCCTTCTTCGACTGTAATATCCAATATCGGATCACTGCTCAGTGCGAGAATTGCACCACTGTCATACGCTGCTTTGATGTCGTCGGCATCTTCAAAATAGGTATCGCCAACAAAGACAACTGGAACGGTTCCTGAACTTCGATCATAGGCATCGTTAAATGCGGCAAATACATCAATGGCAGTGACGTTAACGAGTTCACCTTCGGTATCGATATAGGAATATTCGTCGATGACTGGATTGGCTTCAATATCATAAATGATGACGGTTATACCAGCATTTTCCATTATGGTAATGTAATCCTCACTTGCAGTGTAATCACCGCTAAGACCATTCATATACCCTTGTAATTCAGCACAGTTTCGACAACTGGTTTCCTTGAAGTAAATGACTGTTTGGCTCTCTGCTTGGACAGAAGTTGTAACCTGCAATACCATCAGAATAAATGCGATAAGGAGTAATTTTAGTGATTTCATGATGGGCACTTCTTTCGTTTAGTTTTATATTCTAACCTTATTATATAGATGGAGGGGTGCTTAGTCAATGAATGTAACAATATATTACTTGCAACAAGTTTCTGAAACCTTTATACTAGTACTGTGGTGATTTAAATGGAACAACAAATCATAGAAAATGTATATGAACTCATCGATGAATTAAAACAATCGTTGCGTTACAAACGACTCCTAGTATTGAAACAACAAATTGAAGAATCGAGTGTGATTCAAGAAAAAGTCGCTGCGTTCCAACAATGGAATGATGCGTATAACGACGTCAAGAAGTATGGACAGTATCATCCCGATTTGCAACATACTAGAACTCAGTTTCGTAAGGTGAAACAAGCATTGTATGAAGATTCGATCGTTGCGGAATACAAACGATTAGAACAAGAGATCCAACAACGATTGGATTCCATCTCTGCTCAGATAGCACAGGCAATATCCACTAAAATAAAACATCCCAATGAATTGGGAATACTCAACAGACATTAGGTGAAGAAAATGGTAAAACGCAAAAGCCTTATTGTCCATTTCCGCAGTCCGAAAGTTGTCAAACAAATCGAACGTTTTGCGAGTGTCAGTTATTATCACAAAAAACGACGCTATGCGGTTTGTTATGTAAATGAAGCCGATATGGAAATGGTGATGGCAAAACTAAAGAAATTAAAACTGGTTAAAAAAGTCGAAGAAAGTCTATTCGAAACCGACGAATATACCATCGATTTTAATGTCAAGTAAAAATACTTGACATGCAGCAAAGTTGATGATATACTTGTCACGGTTATGAATACATAAGGAGGAAACAATCATGGCAGTTAAAATTAGATTACAACGATTTGGAGCAAAAAAACGTCCTTTCTATAGAATAGTTGCAGCCGATTCACACAGCAAACGTGATGGTCGCTATTTGGAAATTATTGGTACATACAATCCATTAACAAACCCAGCAACTGTTAAAATTGATGAAGAAAAAGCACAGAAATGGTTACATGAGGGAGCACAAGTCACCGATACTGTAAAGAATTTGTTTACCAAGCACGGCATCAAAAAATCGAGCAAATAATAGGTGATGAAGTTGGCAGTTAATTACGAAAAACTGATACATAACTTAATTCATCCCTTAGTGATTCATCCCGAGGATTTAATGGTGAAGAAATTTTCGGAAGATGAACATATGCTTACAATTCAAGTGATCGTTCATCAGGACGACCTTGGACGTGTCATTGGAAAGAACGGACGAATCGCAAATGCGATTAGAACGATTTGCTACGCGAGCGCATCACGCGAAGGCAAAAAAATAACGATCAATATTGATTCGTTTTAGACCTATGGTATAATAGGTCTTTTTTATTTATATGACAATTATCCGTGAGATTATACATTGAAATATCGAACCATCTCTCGTATAATTTTAATAGGCGAGGTGAAACCATGAAAACAGTTCTAAAAAACGGTACAGAAATTGTCATTCGTCAAGCCGAACCCGAGGATGCAAAAGCAATTGTTGAGACGATGGCATTGATTATTTCTCAAACGAAAAATCTCGGACGAGAGCCCGATGAATGGAATAAAACCGTGGAAGAAGAAACGGCTATTTTGAATCGTTTTAAGGATAGTGTGGATGATTATATGGCCGTAGCCGATGATGATGGTCACATTGTCGCCGTAGCCAGTTTTCACGGTCGTCCCTTAAAACGACTACGCCATCGAGTGAATCTTGGAATTAGCATTCTCAAAGCGTACCATCATCAAGGCTTGGGAACTGCCTTGATGAAGCACCTTTTACAACAAGCGAAACGGATGGGGAAACATACGGTTGAATTAGAAGTGCGTGCGGATAACGTGCATGCAATTGAACTATATAAAAAAGTAGGATTTGTCATCGAAGGTGTGAAGAAACAAGGGTTTTATGTTGATGGAGACTATATCGATGAACTCATGATGGCATATTATATGGAGGACAATCTATGAATACATTAGAGGTACAACAAGTAACAAAGACATTTAAATTATCAAAAAAACAACAAAAACTAGAACGGACAAATGCGACGCAAAAGATTGCTTGCAATCAGTTGTCGTTTACCGCTTATCCAGGTGAAATCTACGGATTGCTTGGTCCCAATGGAGCAGGGAAAACGACGGCATTACGAATGATTTCGACACTGATCAAACCCGATAGTGGCGATGTGTTTGTCGGCGACAGTAGTGTTGTCAAAGAAGCGACGGAAGTTCGTGGTAAAATTGGCTTCTTAACCAGTGAGTTAAAACTGGAAGATCATTTTACACCAAACTACTTGTTTACATATTTTTCACGACTGCATGGTGTTGAAGATGAGGTCAGTGACAAACGTAAAAACGAGATGTTTACACGGTTTGGAATTGATGAGTTTATGGAAGTTAAAGTCGGTGAACTATCAACAGGGATGAAACAAAAATTAAGTATTGCCATCAGTTTGGTGCATGATCCTGATTTTATCATCTTTGATGAACCGACAAACGGACTCGATGTCTTAACTGCAAGGGTTGTGACGGATTACTTGTTGGAGTTAAAAGAGAAGGGAAAAACCGTTATTTTAAGTACGCATATTTTATCTGTTGTTGAGAAGTTATGTGATCGAGTGGGCATTATCATCAATGGTAAAATGAAAATCACTGATACACTCGATGCGATAAAATCGGCCTACCCTGATAAAAGCTTAGAGGACATCTTCTTTGATTTTGTTGCTGAAGAAGCCCTTGAAGGGGGAATGGAACAATGAAAAATGCAATGACGATATTTAAAAAAGAATTCTACCGCGTGATGAGTGATCGTCGCTTAATATTTACGGCAATTTTATTACCAGGGTTAGCCATCTATGTGATGTATAGCTTTATGGGGAATGCGATTGGAAATGAAGTTGAAGATATTCAAGAACATACCATCATTCTCTATCAAGAGAATATGCCGGATGACATTACAACATTAGTCAACAATAGTGAATACGATATTGAAATTCATGATTTTAATGAAATGTCATTTGATGACATTAAAGATCGAATTTTACAAGGTCAGATTGATTTATTGGTTCGTTTCCCTGCTGATTTTGAAACCAGTATTGAGAACTATGAAACCAGTGAAGTACCGGAAGTCTATACGTACTATAATCCGGGTGAAAAATACAGCTCCAATGCCTATGGTGTGTTTGGTGGAATATTAAGAACGTATCGAAACAGTGTTAGTTTGGACCGTTTTGGTGATGATGTCTATGTGTTTTATACCGATCTCACCAATGAAGACCATGTAATTATGGACGAAGAAAAGGCAACCGGACAAGGATTTGCATCGCTAATGCCAATGCTGATTATCATGTTTTTATTCAGTGGAGCAATGAGTATTGGTCCTGACAGTATTGCTGGTGAAAAAGAACGGGGAACGATAGCAACGCTGCTCGTGACACCAATCAAACGTAGTGAATTAGCGATTGGTAAGGTCATAAGTTTAAGTTTGATTGCTCTCATGAGTGCGGCGTCCTCCTTTGTCGGAATCATGTTGAGTCTACCACGATTGATGCAGGGTCAAGAACTGGATACAAACATTTATGGATTATCTGAATACTTGATGTTGTTTGGTGTATTGCTGGCAACCGTACTCGTGATTGTTGGATTGGTGTCAATGATCAGTGCGTACGCAAAATCAATCAAAGAAGCTTCGATGTTGATTTTACCCCTATACTTTGTTAGTATCATTGTAGGTGTCAGTACCATGTTTAGTGGGGAAGCATCGGCAAATCTATGGGTCTATTTGGTTCCAATATATAGTAGTGTCAATATGTTGATCAGCGTCTTAACATTTGAAGTCGTACCACTACATTTCTTGTTGATGGTAGTCTCTAGTGTTTTATATGTAGGAATCTTAATCTATATTATCAATAAATTGTTCCAATCCGAAAAAGTCATGTTTAGTAAGTAGGTGTTTTATGAACGATGTCATTGTCGGTGTAATTGTCAATACACACGGACTAAAAGGAACTTTGAAAGTCAAATCCTTCACGGACTTTAAAACGATACGATATCAACAAGGAGCAACGTTGTATATTGTTTTTCGTGATGAAAAAATACCGGTTACGGTGGATTCATTTCGAACGGTAAAAGGATTGGACTATCTGGATTTTAATGAGTTTAATGACATCAATCAATGTGAACAATACAAAGGATGCAATTTGGTGATTTCCGAAGACCAACTACATGAACTGGATGACGATGAATATTATTTCGATGAGTTGATCGGAATGGATGTTGTCTGTGACAGTTTTACGGGAACGGTCACAGATGTTCGTGAAGTTCCTCGAGGAGAACTCCTCGTTGTCCAAGCAAATGGAAAACAGCATTTGATACCGTTTCAAAAAGAGTTTGTCAAACATGTTGATAAAGACAAGGGCATTATTACGCTCATTGCATGGGAGGGGTTATTATGAGAATTGATATCTTAACGTTATTCCCCAACATGTTTTCTGGGTTCTTAGAAGAAAGTATAATGAAACGTGCCATCGACGCAAAATTAGTGGACATTCACATCATTGATTTTCGTGAGTTCAGTACGTCGAAACATAAAAAAGTGGATGATTATCCCTATGGTGGTGGTGCGGGGATGGTACTTCAAGTGCAACCGGTATACGATGCTTTACGAAGTATAAAAGGATATCGTGAAGCCTTGAAAATTATTGTATCGCCACAAGGGGTTCCCTTCACACAACCAATAGCCTATGAATATTCATCTCATGATCACATTATTATATTGTGTGGTCATTACGAAGGATATGACGAACGGATCCGTTCGTATTTTGACGTTGAACTATCCATTGGTGATTATGTGTTAACTGGAGGAGAACTCGCTGCGATGGTATTGGTTGATGCGATTACACGTGTGGTCCCAGATGTCATCAATAACGATGAATCACATATTCATGATTCGTTTAATAATCATTTGTTAGAGCATCCGCATTACACCCGTCCACGTGAATTTGACGGCCAAGAAGTACCTGAAGTCTTGGTTAATGGACACCATCAAAAAATCGAAGAATGGCGATTGCAACAATCGCTTGCAAAAACAAAGAAACGTCGCCCTGATTTATATAAGAAGTATCTGGAGGACAAGAACGATGAAACGACCTGAGTGGATTCCAAAATGGGTTAATGAAACCTTTTTATTGGTTGTTATGCCGGCGATTGTAGTCGTCCTTTTAATCACGGGATTTATGATTTATGGGTTTCAAAAACCTGCATGGACATCGATTGAATCAAAGACCGTGCTTCTCGATACACAACAAGAGACCAATGCTATGTTGATTGATGTTGCAATGAGTGAAACATATAGCGTTGATCAACCATATTTCATCATAGATCCCTATAAAATGTCACCCCTAAGTGGGTTGTTTATATTTAAAACGGATGAGTTGGATTCCTTTATTATTGAAGTGGAAGGGAAAACACCAGAAGCAACCGTTCAATACGTCAGTGAAGTTGCATCGGTTCATTACATTCCGGTGATTGGGCTCTATCCGGATTATGAAAATGTTGTTCATATCTATGATAATGATGATGGTGTAGCGGGAGCGTTACGATTCACTCGAACCATATGGACTGAGCCTGTTGATGAATACGTATTTGCACCGGATGAGGTAACAACAACGACGGATTATTTTGGTCAAGATTGGATGCTGTTAATGCCATCGGATCAAGAGACGTTACCAGTAGCAATCGATGCCTTTGGCGATGTTCGGTGGTATTATTCTACACCCTTAGGATTTTCTATGAAACAACTGGAGAACGGATATTTCATGGTTGGATCCAGTCGAATGATTGGATCACCCTATTACCGTGATGGATTATACGAAATTGATTTATTAGGTAAGGTCATTAGTCACTATTATATCCCTGGTGGGTATCATCATGATTTTGTCGAGATGCCCAGTGGTAATATTTTAGCATTGAGTAATGATTTTGATGAAACCGTAGAAGATATTGTAGTGGAAATAGATCGATCTACCGGAATGATTGTCAATCAATGGGACATGAGTGATTATGTTTCACCGACGATGGGACAACGTAGCAACAATAGCGAAGTGGATTGGTTCCATGCAACATCGATCGATTATGATCCAGTAGCGAATCGTTTGTTAGTCGCCGGTCGAAATCAAGATATCGTACTATGTATTGATTTGACAAGTGATGAATTGGTGTATATTATTGGCGACCCGACAAACTGGGATGAGGATGTTGTCACAGACGATTTCTTAACACCGATTGGCGCGTCCTTTGAATGGTCCTATGCAATCCATAGTGCTTTATTTTTACCAGATGGCCAAGTGATGTTATTTGATAATGGTTTACATCATTCGAAAGATCTATTAATCGATCCCCTAACATATGGTAATTACAGTCGTGGTGTCGTGTATGCTATTGATGAAACAACTCGAGAAATCACCCAAGTGTTCAGTTATGGTTCCGAACGATTAAGTACGTTTTACAGCCCATTCAACTCGAATGTAGCCTATTATGGTGAAAATCACTATTTGGTTCATAGTGGTGGAATATCCCAAACATCACAAGGATATCTAAACATACCACCTAGTGAATATGATGGTGAGTTATCCTTCACAAAGTCCTCAATCACAGTGGAAGTACAAGATGATGTCGTCGTGTATGAACTACAAATGCCGGCGCATTACGATCAAGCGTTGCGAATCCAACCATATGACAATATCCAACATCAATCTCGGTTGGTGAAGTTTTATGGGGAACAACAAGTATCTTTCTTATATGAACAGGATATTGATCGTCGAATCACGATTCTACAGACATTACCACCGACATACGAATTATTAATATACAAGGAATTTGATCGATTTGTTGTATCGGGTGTTTTTGAAGACAATCAAGAAGTGTACCTCGAACTTCAACAAGGAGAACAATCCTATTATTACGCGATGCCATTATCTCAATCGATACGTTATCCACTGTATCATCAAGAGGTTGATGGTGAAAACTTACGGACAATTGTCACTGTAAATGAGATTGATGTATCTGGTCGATTTGACGTGTTTGTAATCATCGATGGCCATCGCTATCATACATACAAACAAGTTACATTTAAGTGATTTTTATCCTTGCAATTCAAATAGTGCTATGCTATAATAATTACCGCTGTTAAATCTATATACAATTGCTCCGCTTTGGAAAATCCTTATGAGCAAGTGTTCAATCAAAAGGAGTGATATCATGTCTCAGCAATTATTACGAGAAATTACAAGTGACTATCAAAAGACTGATGTACCAGATTTCCAAGCCGGAGATACTGTCAAAGTATCGGTTAAAATTCGTGAAGGAAATCGCGAACGGATTCAGATTTTTGAAGGATTGGTTATCAAACGTCAAGGTGGCGGCATTGGTGAAACTTTTACTGTTCGTAAAGTATCATACGGTGTTGGTATTGAGCGTACATTCCCAATTCATTCGCCACTTGTAGACGACATCAAAGTTGTCCGTCGTGGTAAAGTCCGTAGAGCACGTTTGTTCTATATCCGCGGTCTTTCAGCAAAACGTTCTCGAATCAAAGAAAAACGATAAGGATAAAAGCCACATGGATTGTGGCTTTTTCTTTTAATTGGCACTTTGCACAAATCAATGAAAAGTTTTCATTTTTGTGTTCTTATTAGTTGAAAACATTTTCACTTGTGATATAATCATAGTGATGAAAGAAGGTGCTTATTATGAGTAAAGCAACAATCTATGATGTTGCTGGAGCTGCTCGAGTCAGCTTAGCTACTGTTTCAAGAGCCATTAATAATCCGGAAAAAGTAAAACCTGAAACCCGTGAGCGTGTGTTGCGTGTTATTGAGGAATTGGGATACAAACCAAATGCCTTTGCCAAGGGGCTTGCAAGTCGTAAAAGTACAACCGTTGCTGTTGTTGTACCAGATATGAGTCGGGCATCGATTGCCGAAATGATGAATGGTATCGCCGATATTGCTCGGGTGTATAAGTATTCGATTTTGCTGTATGTTTTAGAGAGTGAAGACGCTAGTGAAGAAGATATTTTGCGAGAAATTATTGCTGCCCAAGTCGATGGGATATTGTACTTGAATGATGAAATTACATCACCACAATATGAATTTCTTCGCACGATCAAAAATACCTATCAGATTCCTGTCGTGTTAACCAATACGTTCTACCCAGAAGATGATGAAATTCCATCTGTTTCGATTGATTACGAACGCGCTGGATATGAAATTACCAAGAAGTTATTAGACGAAGGTCGGAAACACATCTACATGGTTTCAACCGTACGTAAATACATGGTAAATGATTTGAAGGAAGCAGGTTATTTACGCGCTATGAATGAATCTGGATTAGAGCCAAAAGTGATGCGAACAAGTGGGCGTATTTCCATTAACACCGAACACTTTAACGAGTACTTCAAAGACAATAAAGTCGATGGTGTCATTGCGGTTCGCGATTCGATTGCGATTAGCTTTATGAATGTGGCATTTGAAAATGATGTACGGATTCCAGAAGACATTGGTGTATGCGGATTCCAAAATACAAAATATGCTCGATTAGCACGACCTCAATTATCTTGTGTCGATTTACCAATTTACGACATGGGTGCAGTGGGAATGCGTTTATTAACAAAATTAATGAACAAAGAAGAAGTAACTGATCGTGTAATTAAATTACCACACAGTATCGTACTTCGTAAAACAACCTTATAACAAAACGACGACAAAGACGAGAATATCAAGTGTTTATTTGTAGAGACTTAGTGGCTGGTGAAAACTAAGATAAACCGATATGTATACCCTTTGGAGTGCCTTGTGAAAAGCACGGCCGGTAATTCCGTTATCATGAATGAGTGCTAGAGAAATCTAGAAATAAGGTGGTACCACGGACTTACAAGTTCGTCCTTTTCCGAGGACGAACTTTTTTATTTTTTATTATATATGGAGGACAAAACAATGACTTTATTAGAAGAGTTAAAATGGCGCGAGTTACTGTTTGATGTAACCGATCCTGAATTAGAAGACAAATTAGAACAAGGAGCTATGACGTTTTATGTTGGTGCAGATCCAACCGCAGACAGTCTCCACGTTGGCCACTTAATATCCTATCTCGTATCGAAACGATTGCAAGATCGGGGACATCATCCTATTTTAGTGATTGGTGGCGGAACTGGTCTAATTGGTGATCCAAGTGGACGTAGTACAGAGCGACAACTACTGACCCTCGAAACATCACTCACGAATGCAGAAGCCATCACAAAACAGGTAATAAACATTTTACCAACAGCAGAAGTTGTAAATAACTATGATTGGATTAGTACCTATGATATCATTACGTTTTTACGAGATATTGGTAAACATTTCAATATTGGGTACATGATGGCAAAAGATTCGGTGAAGAGTCGATTGGAACAAGGAATTAGTTTCACCGAATTTAGCTACCAAATTATTCAGTCTTTAGATTTTATGCATTTATACAAAGAGCATAATTGTGAATTACAAATTGGTGGTCAAGACCAATGGGGAAATATCACAGCGGGATTGGAACTAATTCGTAAAATGCTTGGTTCGGAAGAAAAAGCCTATGGATTCACATGGCCATTATTAACCAAAACTGATGGATCTAAGTTTGGAAAAACAGCAGGTGGAGCCGTATGGTTGGATAAGGATCGAACAAGTGTTTATGAGTTTTTTCAATATTGGATTAATACCCCAGATAAAGATGCAGTTAGTTTCCTTAAAAAGTTTACATTCTTTAGCGTTGATGAGACAAAACGTATCATAGATGAATTTGAAAAGGCTCCACATAAACGTTTGGCACAACACAAAATTGCAGAAGAGTTGACTGTATTGGTGCACGGTAGAGATGCATATGAAAGTGCGTTGCGGATTTCAAGTGCTCTGTTTAGTGGTGATGTCCAGTCGTTGTCCGCGGATGAAATTCGTGAAGGATTTAAAGATGTGCCTTCAATCGTATTACATGAAGAATTGGATCTGGTTGATGTATTAATTGAATCTGGATTGGCATCTAGCAAACGACAATCTCGGGAATTTATTTCCAATAATGCAATCAGTGTGAATGGTGAAAAAATCCAAGACTTAAATTTTGTGGTCAGTAAAACTAACGCCATCAATAATGAGTTTACTGTACTGCGTAGAGGAAAGAAAAAATACGCCTTAATTAAACATGGAAGAGATGCATAAGCATCTCTTTTTTTGTTAAAAAAAAGAGGCACATCACTGTGCCTCTTGGTCATTACATTCGGTAACATGGGAATATGCCATAATGAAAATCTCTTTGATATGATTATCTTGTAAACTGTAAAAAACTTGTTTTCCTTGTTTTCTTGCTTTGACGACATGCAAATCACGTAAGAGTTTTAACTGGTGACTAATCGCCGACTGACTTGTATCAAGCTCATTCGCAATGTCTTGAACACAAATTTCGTTGTCCAATAATAATTCGATAATGCGTAGTCGTGTAAAGTCACTATAGATTTTAAATAATTGTACTGCCTCGGTTATGTTTCTAATCTTGTCATCATCACACATTCTTGTTCCCCCTTGTATAAATTAATCGTAAACTATTTACTACGGCAATTAATGTAATACCTACATCAGCGAAAATTGCCATTAACATCGTTGTCATATCAAATCCTGCAAGCACTAAGAATAAAAACTTAATCGATAGGCTGAATATAATGTTTTGATACACGATATTCTTTGTCTTATGGGCAATATTAAGCGCTTGTTCAAGGAGCGTTAATTCTTTTCCCATAATAACAACATCGGCGACATCTATTGCGATTTCGCTTCCATCACCCATCGCAACGCCGATGTCAGCATTTTTTAATAATGGTGCATCGTTGATTCCGTCACCAACAAACATTTTATTCTTTTTCGATTTCAATTGATTGAAGGCATCTACTTTTTGATCCGGTAGCAAGCTGCTGACAAAATTGATATTACCCAAGTCATCGGCTACAGTTGTAGCAATGGCTTTGTTGTCTCCGGTTAACATCGTGATATGGTATTTTTGGGATAATCGTCGAATGACATTTCGTGAAGAATCCTTAATCGTATCGGAGATGATAACGCGACCGATATATCTTCCATATTTACTAATAAATACGTTACTTCCAACAACATTTTTCTTATCGGAAACTTTAACTTTGTGCTTTGTGAGGAGTTTACGATTTCCAGCAAGAATTGTACCTTCCTCTGTAGTTACCACAAGTCCATATCCAGGAACTTCCTCGACGTTTTCGAAGTCGTAATAATCGCCTTCGTAATAGTTAACAATCGACTGTGCGATTGGATGATTGCTATATCGTTCGATACTTGCAGCCAACTTCAAAGTTTCTTG
This genomic window contains:
- a CDS encoding aryl-sulfate sulfotransferase, with amino-acid sequence MKRPEWIPKWVNETFLLVVMPAIVVVLLITGFMIYGFQKPAWTSIESKTVLLDTQQETNAMLIDVAMSETYSVDQPYFIIDPYKMSPLSGLFIFKTDELDSFIIEVEGKTPEATVQYVSEVASVHYIPVIGLYPDYENVVHIYDNDDGVAGALRFTRTIWTEPVDEYVFAPDEVTTTTDYFGQDWMLLMPSDQETLPVAIDAFGDVRWYYSTPLGFSMKQLENGYFMVGSSRMIGSPYYRDGLYEIDLLGKVISHYYIPGGYHHDFVEMPSGNILALSNDFDETVEDIVVEIDRSTGMIVNQWDMSDYVSPTMGQRSNNSEVDWFHATSIDYDPVANRLLVAGRNQDIVLCIDLTSDELVYIIGDPTNWDEDVVTDDFLTPIGASFEWSYAIHSALFLPDGQVMLFDNGLHHSKDLLIDPLTYGNYSRGVVYAIDETTREITQVFSYGSERLSTFYSPFNSNVAYYGENHYLVHSGGISQTSQGYLNIPPSEYDGELSFTKSSITVEVQDDVVVYELQMPAHYDQALRIQPYDNIQHQSRLVKFYGEQQVSFLYEQDIDRRITILQTLPPTYELLIYKEFDRFVVSGVFEDNQEVYLELQQGEQSYYYAMPLSQSIRYPLYHQEVDGENLRTIVTVNEIDVSGRFDVFVIIDGHRYHTYKQVTFK
- the rplS gene encoding 50S ribosomal protein L19 produces the protein MSQQLLREITSDYQKTDVPDFQAGDTVKVSVKIREGNRERIQIFEGLVIKRQGGGIGETFTVRKVSYGVGIERTFPIHSPLVDDIKVVRRGKVRRARLFYIRGLSAKRSRIKEKR
- a CDS encoding LacI family DNA-binding transcriptional regulator, coding for MSKATIYDVAGAARVSLATVSRAINNPEKVKPETRERVLRVIEELGYKPNAFAKGLASRKSTTVAVVVPDMSRASIAEMMNGIADIARVYKYSILLYVLESEDASEEDILREIIAAQVDGILYLNDEITSPQYEFLRTIKNTYQIPVVLTNTFYPEDDEIPSVSIDYERAGYEITKKLLDEGRKHIYMVSTVRKYMVNDLKEAGYLRAMNESGLEPKVMRTSGRISINTEHFNEYFKDNKVDGVIAVRDSIAISFMNVAFENDVRIPEDIGVCGFQNTKYARLARPQLSCVDLPIYDMGAVGMRLLTKLMNKEEVTDRVIKLPHSIVLRKTTL
- the tyrS gene encoding tyrosine--tRNA ligase, giving the protein MTLLEELKWRELLFDVTDPELEDKLEQGAMTFYVGADPTADSLHVGHLISYLVSKRLQDRGHHPILVIGGGTGLIGDPSGRSTERQLLTLETSLTNAEAITKQVINILPTAEVVNNYDWISTYDIITFLRDIGKHFNIGYMMAKDSVKSRLEQGISFTEFSYQIIQSLDFMHLYKEHNCELQIGGQDQWGNITAGLELIRKMLGSEEKAYGFTWPLLTKTDGSKFGKTAGGAVWLDKDRTSVYEFFQYWINTPDKDAVSFLKKFTFFSVDETKRIIDEFEKAPHKRLAQHKIAEELTVLVHGRDAYESALRISSALFSGDVQSLSADEIREGFKDVPSIVLHEELDLVDVLIESGLASSKRQSREFISNNAISVNGEKIQDLNFVVSKTNAINNEFTVLRRGKKKYALIKHGRDA
- a CDS encoding ArsR/SmtB family transcription factor, which produces MCDDDKIRNITEAVQLFKIYSDFTRLRIIELLLDNEICVQDIANELDTSQSAISHQLKLLRDLHVVKARKQGKQVFYSLQDNHIKEIFIMAYSHVTECNDQEAQ